In Arthrobacter sp. StoSoilB5, one genomic interval encodes:
- a CDS encoding oligopeptide:H+ symporter, with protein MNSTTTKSRLTHSLTRGVSSMAFTELWERFSFYGLQGILSFYLLYSLDRGGLALDPAIAAGIVGAHGGCVYLAQILGAWLGDRLITPQSMVSSGAVVITIGHLVLAFAPGITGLAIGLILIVLGTGALKTNITSIVGFVLENEGTKRDAGFSYFYMAINAGAVLGPLSTGFAQNQFGFHYGFGLAAIGMFAALLQYNVSKKNLPDRARTLGNPLPKEHRIRHLLLAATAVVLLVLAIQSRFLNENNLVATVTTASLVAAVAYFVTMLRSKIVTGDEKRRVAGFIPMFIAGGIYFGFLFQKFTAISILITQRIDLSMGSWSFPVAWITTMSPLAAVLVTPLIARLWNRLGSRQPGPATKFALGLTQIGCAYLFLLLISEATGDAYIPLALILLFMMMAGSSEVFIGPIGLSLATKIGPEKFKTQMVGLNFLTLALGSSLSGLLGQVFTKVDNATYFTLVAAGAIVLGATLFLARSKINHLLGTWTR; from the coding sequence ATGAATTCAACGACCACGAAGTCGAGGCTTACGCACAGCCTGACCAGGGGCGTTTCCAGCATGGCTTTCACCGAGTTGTGGGAACGCTTCTCGTTCTACGGGCTCCAAGGCATCCTCTCCTTTTACCTTCTATATTCCCTGGACAGAGGCGGTCTGGCGCTGGATCCAGCCATTGCAGCTGGAATAGTCGGAGCGCATGGCGGATGCGTCTATCTGGCGCAGATCCTTGGAGCCTGGCTGGGCGACCGCCTGATTACCCCGCAGAGCATGGTTTCCAGCGGTGCAGTGGTAATCACGATCGGCCACCTTGTACTGGCCTTCGCCCCAGGTATCACCGGGCTGGCGATCGGCCTTATTCTGATTGTCCTGGGAACAGGAGCCTTGAAGACGAACATCACTTCAATTGTCGGGTTCGTGCTCGAAAACGAAGGAACCAAGCGAGACGCCGGATTCTCCTACTTCTACATGGCGATTAATGCCGGTGCCGTCTTGGGCCCGCTCAGCACCGGATTTGCCCAGAATCAGTTCGGCTTCCACTACGGATTCGGTCTCGCCGCTATAGGCATGTTCGCAGCCCTTCTCCAGTACAACGTTTCCAAAAAGAACCTCCCCGACCGCGCCCGGACCCTCGGCAATCCCCTGCCGAAAGAACACCGGATCCGGCACCTCCTCCTTGCGGCCACGGCCGTCGTGCTTCTCGTCCTGGCCATCCAGTCCAGGTTCCTTAATGAAAACAACCTCGTAGCCACAGTCACCACGGCTTCACTGGTCGCTGCCGTCGCCTACTTCGTCACCATGCTCCGCTCAAAGATCGTCACGGGAGACGAGAAACGCAGGGTTGCTGGCTTTATTCCAATGTTCATCGCCGGCGGCATCTACTTTGGCTTCCTGTTCCAAAAATTCACCGCCATCTCAATCCTGATCACACAAAGAATCGACCTTTCGATGGGCTCGTGGAGCTTCCCCGTCGCATGGATCACCACCATGAGTCCGTTGGCTGCGGTGCTTGTCACACCACTGATCGCCCGCCTTTGGAACCGCCTCGGAAGCCGTCAGCCAGGGCCAGCAACCAAGTTCGCACTTGGACTGACTCAGATTGGCTGCGCCTACCTGTTCCTGCTCCTCATCTCTGAAGCCACCGGCGATGCCTACATTCCACTTGCTCTGATCCTGCTTTTCATGATGATGGCGGGATCGTCCGAAGTTTTCATAGGTCCCATCGGCCTATCGCTGGCCACGAAGATTGGCCCCGAAAAGTTCAAAACACAGATGGTCGGGCTCAACTTCCTAACCCTCGCACTTGGGTCATCCCTGTCTGGCCTCCTTGGCCAAGTATTCACAAAGGTGGACAATGCAACCTACTTCACGTTGGTTGCTGCCGGCGCAATAGTACTTGGCGCCACCCTGTTTCTTGCTAGAAGCAAAATCAACCATCTG